In the Myxococcus guangdongensis genome, one interval contains:
- a CDS encoding LysR family transcriptional regulator, whose protein sequence is MDLLALADFNLVARHGGFGRAARAAGRPKATLSRRVAELEAELDLRLFERGARTLKLTEEGRALFERTGALLTELDETAAEIASGGDTPRGRLRISAPLLFSQTAMGKLAAGFALKHPDVQLEVTAEDRAVDLIEEGYDLAIRVNPDPDERWVGRSFLRDRLVVVASPKLVRPPKQLAVAAVVRGGGDGSAAWNVVTRTGKSRIAIQPVLRLSSLIMVRDAVRAGVGAARLPISLVSHDLAAGRLVHWGDVEGPDITLWTLYPSRRLLSARVSAFLDYLKAAFPEGKPDELAAYIGG, encoded by the coding sequence ATGGACCTGCTCGCTCTCGCTGATTTCAATCTCGTCGCCCGACACGGGGGCTTTGGACGGGCCGCGCGCGCGGCGGGGCGCCCGAAGGCGACCCTGTCCCGCCGGGTGGCGGAACTCGAAGCGGAGCTCGACCTGCGGCTGTTCGAGCGCGGAGCGCGCACGCTGAAGCTCACCGAGGAGGGCCGGGCGCTGTTCGAACGAACAGGGGCCCTGCTGACCGAGCTCGATGAGACGGCTGCGGAGATCGCCTCAGGTGGGGACACGCCGAGAGGCAGGCTGCGCATCAGCGCGCCGTTGCTCTTCTCGCAGACCGCGATGGGGAAGCTCGCGGCCGGGTTCGCGCTGAAACATCCGGACGTCCAGCTCGAGGTCACCGCGGAGGACCGGGCCGTCGACCTGATTGAGGAAGGTTATGACCTGGCCATTCGTGTCAATCCGGATCCAGATGAGCGATGGGTGGGCCGCAGCTTCCTGCGCGACCGGCTGGTGGTCGTCGCGAGCCCGAAGCTCGTCAGGCCTCCCAAGCAGCTCGCTGTCGCCGCCGTCGTCCGTGGCGGGGGCGACGGCAGTGCCGCCTGGAATGTCGTGACACGCACTGGAAAGTCACGCATCGCGATCCAGCCCGTCCTTCGCCTCTCGTCGCTCATCATGGTCCGCGATGCGGTCCGCGCGGGTGTCGGCGCCGCACGCCTGCCCATTTCACTGGTGAGTCACGACCTGGCCGCCGGAAGGCTGGTGCACTGGGGTGATGTCGAGGGACCCGACATCACGCTGTGGACGCTCTACCCCTCGCGGCGGCTGTTGAGCGCGCGTGTCTCCGCCTTCCTCGATTACTTGAAGGCAGCCTTTCCCGAGGGGAAGCCTGACGAGCTGGCCGCCTACATCGGCGGATGA
- a CDS encoding metallophosphoesterase family protein yields MADGLTWMHVSDLHFRAGRGRDAANHVAVTRELIADAAAQRDVLGPPDLLIVTGDVAFAGQEEDYNLANKWLTKLLEVLRIAPSQMLVVPGNHDLDRTTVHRNFVMETLHSSLRSNTERLDDALSQPDALLQLATKFRHYVQFKGLKEQELPLSWVSHVRCRSFDQPVVAVGFNSALLSFDDSDAPENLALGRVQLNSALDGVPKNALLLVLQHHPPEWLIDGEVELQMLRPRPHIILCGHTHKQALQASMSAGLGGVLQLNAGAGHTHGNFTSHTYYWGQLGSWGLRLYRRQWSGEHGTFADAPVPRDVPREGDAVVLRGHLPQVLQNWLGVDLQTPSSRSSIVDAIQRIAVEWHEHLDPSLMETMRVHPLSLADETLDYLNTCSEHELDQHAAEEFERYNDVSLPALPLARHEAYLVARYLLQRILRNDAESCRRRPYVYPVHQYLAQLAAELPNEKRECFQSTLVSWLTSRRVYEVARHFAAFQLGMNRVQAAAASLLGAAENVTEVGEVRCYSVLALGMLRSIESAQRLGQLYETERNGEIKKVIAHALMYIGREQKVQQK; encoded by the coding sequence ATGGCCGACGGGCTCACGTGGATGCACGTCTCCGATCTGCACTTTCGTGCAGGTCGAGGGCGCGATGCTGCGAATCACGTTGCCGTCACACGCGAACTCATTGCTGACGCGGCGGCACAACGAGATGTCCTTGGCCCACCTGACTTGCTCATAGTGACGGGTGACGTTGCCTTTGCAGGGCAGGAAGAGGACTACAACCTAGCGAACAAGTGGCTTACGAAGCTCCTGGAAGTGCTGCGCATTGCACCTAGCCAAATGCTGGTCGTCCCTGGAAACCACGATCTCGATCGCACGACTGTGCACCGAAACTTCGTGATGGAGACTCTTCACTCGAGTCTGCGGAGTAATACGGAAAGGCTCGACGATGCACTGTCACAGCCAGATGCATTGCTTCAGCTTGCGACCAAGTTTCGGCATTACGTGCAATTCAAAGGCCTAAAAGAACAAGAGCTTCCATTGAGCTGGGTTAGCCATGTGCGTTGCAGAAGTTTTGATCAGCCGGTTGTCGCTGTGGGGTTCAATAGTGCGCTGCTTTCGTTTGACGATTCCGACGCCCCGGAGAATCTCGCCTTGGGTCGAGTGCAGCTCAATTCAGCGCTTGACGGCGTGCCAAAGAATGCTCTGCTGCTAGTGCTTCAGCATCATCCCCCTGAATGGCTAATCGATGGTGAAGTGGAACTGCAGATGCTCCGCCCTCGACCGCACATCATTCTATGCGGCCACACGCACAAACAGGCGCTGCAGGCATCTATGTCGGCTGGCCTAGGAGGCGTACTTCAGCTTAATGCGGGGGCTGGCCATACCCACGGTAACTTCACGAGTCACACCTATTATTGGGGGCAGCTCGGCAGCTGGGGCCTAAGGCTCTATCGGCGGCAGTGGAGCGGCGAACACGGGACCTTTGCCGACGCCCCTGTCCCAAGAGACGTGCCTCGAGAGGGGGATGCGGTGGTGCTTCGAGGCCATCTCCCCCAGGTGCTCCAAAACTGGCTCGGTGTCGACCTGCAAACGCCTAGTAGTCGGTCTTCTATAGTTGACGCCATTCAGCGAATAGCCGTGGAATGGCACGAGCACCTTGATCCAAGTCTCATGGAGACGATGCGTGTTCATCCTCTTTCGCTGGCCGACGAGACACTCGACTACCTAAATACATGCTCCGAGCATGAGTTGGATCAGCATGCTGCTGAGGAGTTTGAGCGATACAATGATGTCTCGCTCCCTGCTCTTCCTTTGGCTAGACATGAGGCCTATCTTGTTGCGCGATATCTGCTGCAGCGTATACTCAGGAATGACGCGGAGTCGTGTAGGCGCCGTCCGTATGTCTACCCGGTCCATCAATATCTTGCGCAGCTCGCCGCCGAGCTCCCGAACGAAAAGCGCGAGTGTTTTCAATCTACTCTTGTCTCTTGGCTCACATCCCGTAGGGTATATGAAGTGGCTAGGCATTTTGCCGCTTTTCAGCTTGGAATGAATAGAGTGCAAGCAGCTGCGGCTTCTCTGCTTGGTGCGGCAGAGAATGTGACCGAAGTAGGCGAGGTTCGCTGCTACAGTGTTCTCGCACTGGGCATGTTACGGTCCATTGAAAGTGCCCAGCGCCTCGGGCAGCTCTATGAAACGGAGCGCAATGGTGAGATCAAGAAGGTAATCGCTCATGCGTTGATGTATATTGGGCGTGAGCAGAAAGTGCAGCAGAAATGA
- a CDS encoding Rossmann-fold NAD(P)-binding domain-containing protein, with product MNVPHSAGRVAVELMMEQMGFGATLLRHAYFMNNDVTIKDEWMGGDKGYKSALLSTLKRTRELLAEGRL from the coding sequence GTGAACGTGCCGCACTCTGCGGGCAGGGTCGCCGTCGAACTCATGATGGAGCAGATGGGGTTTGGTGCCACCCTCCTGCGCCACGCCTACTTCATGAATAACGATGTCACCATCAAGGACGAATGGATGGGCGGCGACAAGGGCTACAAGAGCGCCTTGCTGTCGACGCTGAAGCGGACACGCGAGCTGCTCGCCGAAGGCCGGCTCTGA
- a CDS encoding NAD(P)-dependent oxidoreductase — MQASETNTRQSAQPRLLVLGGTGGTGRLMVSDAVARGYDVSVLVRSAEKASALQGAKLIVGDARDEKVLRQALEGRDAVISSLGTPASPFREVSLLSSATRSLVSAMKAEQVSRLVSITGMGAGDSAGHGGLLFDYLLFPLLLLKVYADKDRQEAIVRESGLDWVLVRPSVLNNKPGRGTVRALTDLSSFHGGSISRADVATFVLDQVRGDAWLHLAPLITW; from the coding sequence ATGCAGGCTTCTGAAACCAACACCCGCCAGTCCGCGCAGCCCAGGCTCCTGGTCCTTGGCGGGACCGGCGGCACTGGCCGCCTGATGGTCAGCGACGCGGTGGCGCGAGGGTATGACGTCTCCGTGCTCGTGCGCTCCGCCGAGAAGGCGAGTGCTCTCCAGGGCGCGAAGCTCATCGTCGGAGACGCCCGCGACGAGAAGGTCCTGCGTCAGGCGCTTGAGGGCCGTGACGCCGTCATCAGTTCGCTCGGCACACCCGCCAGCCCCTTCCGCGAGGTTTCCTTGCTCTCATCCGCCACGCGCTCGCTCGTGAGCGCGATGAAGGCCGAGCAGGTATCACGGCTGGTCAGCATCACGGGGATGGGCGCGGGTGATAGTGCCGGGCACGGCGGCTTGCTCTTCGACTACCTGCTCTTCCCGCTGCTCCTGCTCAAGGTGTACGCAGACAAGGATCGGCAGGAGGCCATCGTCCGGGAGAGTGGGCTCGACTGGGTGCTCGTTCGCCCGTCCGTCCTCAACAACAAGCCGGGGCGCGGGACTGTCCGCGCGCTCACGGACCTCTCCAGCTTCCACGGAGGAAGCATCTCGCGAGCGGATGTCGCGACGTTCGTCTTGGACCAGGTGAGAGGAGATGCGTGGTTGCATCTCGCTCCATTGATTACCTGGTGA
- a CDS encoding MFS transporter translates to MKKQDAAAWALLALSMGGFGIGTTEFASMGILPLIATGLGTTIPKAGYVIAAYALGVVVGAPLVAIATARMSRRSLLLLLMVAFTVGNAASALAPTLDTLILARFVAGLPHGAYFGVGSVVGAALLGPGKKGRAVALLMAGLTVANIIGVPLATFLGQRLGWRSTYLLVGAIGVVTLIALWRWVPHVASLGGSSVRQELGALKRPQVWWTVVVGAVGFGGLFAVYSYIAPTMTRVAGLPESALPLVLALFGMGMTAGTLWGGKLTDRSVTLAMWSGFGGVTLVMVLFALLATSLWAAVPLVFLIGFTASLLGPAVQVRLMEASPDAPSLAASMSHSALNMANAAGAWLGSLVLAAGYGYLAPAWVAVALSLAGAALFWGATRSQPRAPTGGPSEPIQATHPPM, encoded by the coding sequence GTGAAGAAGCAGGACGCAGCCGCGTGGGCCCTCCTGGCCCTGTCCATGGGCGGCTTTGGCATCGGTACGACCGAGTTCGCCTCCATGGGCATCCTCCCGCTCATCGCCACCGGCCTGGGCACGACGATTCCCAAGGCCGGCTACGTCATCGCGGCCTACGCGTTGGGCGTCGTCGTGGGGGCGCCGCTGGTGGCCATCGCGACGGCGCGCATGTCACGCCGGTCGCTGCTGCTGCTCCTGATGGTGGCGTTCACCGTGGGCAACGCGGCGTCCGCGTTGGCGCCCACCCTCGACACGCTCATCCTGGCCCGGTTCGTCGCGGGGCTGCCTCACGGCGCGTACTTCGGCGTGGGCTCCGTGGTGGGCGCGGCGCTCTTGGGGCCGGGGAAGAAGGGGCGCGCGGTGGCGCTGCTCATGGCCGGGCTCACCGTGGCGAACATCATCGGGGTTCCGTTGGCCACCTTCCTGGGGCAGCGGCTGGGGTGGCGCAGCACGTACCTGCTGGTGGGCGCCATCGGGGTGGTGACGCTCATTGCCCTCTGGCGCTGGGTGCCGCACGTGGCGTCGCTGGGGGGCTCCAGCGTGCGCCAGGAACTGGGCGCCCTCAAGCGGCCCCAGGTGTGGTGGACGGTGGTGGTGGGCGCCGTGGGCTTCGGCGGGCTCTTCGCCGTCTACAGCTACATCGCGCCCACGATGACTCGCGTGGCGGGGCTGCCCGAGTCCGCGTTGCCGCTGGTGCTCGCGCTCTTCGGCATGGGCATGACGGCGGGCACGCTCTGGGGCGGGAAGCTCACGGACCGCTCGGTGACGCTCGCGATGTGGAGCGGGTTTGGTGGCGTGACGCTGGTGATGGTGCTGTTCGCGCTGCTGGCGACGTCGCTCTGGGCGGCGGTGCCGTTGGTGTTCCTCATCGGCTTCACCGCGTCGCTCCTGGGGCCCGCCGTCCAGGTGCGGCTGATGGAGGCGTCGCCGGATGCGCCCTCGTTGGCCGCGTCCATGTCGCATTCCGCGTTGAACATGGCCAACGCCGCCGGGGCGTGGCTGGGGAGCCTGGTGCTCGCGGCGGGGTATGGCTATCTGGCGCCGGCGTGGGTCGCCGTGGCGCTCAGCCTCGCGGGGGCGGCGCTCTTCTGGGGGGCGACCCGCTCCCAGCCTCGCGCGCCGACGGGTGGGCCGTCTGAACCCATCCAGGCAACTCATCCGCCGATGTAG
- a CDS encoding TetR/AcrR family transcriptional regulator: MADDARQSAPNPDFVARKPQQQRAKVRVDAVLQAAEALLLESGLSAFSIPTLAERLEYPRSTIYKFFPTPQALLNELAERQLAALEAHLTRYARRLLGAKDWQEPLTRMVHEAAEFYRTHPAAQVVLLSGPVSDVSFRAFESTIARLGTLARGLLAVHGIDIPKGSPDIAALAVEFGTASLRMSFYLHGRMTDEYTQAAADVMQSFLARRLGLTLR, encoded by the coding sequence ATGGCTGACGATGCGCGTCAATCCGCCCCCAACCCCGACTTCGTGGCGCGCAAGCCGCAGCAGCAGCGCGCCAAGGTCCGGGTGGATGCCGTGCTCCAGGCGGCGGAGGCGCTGCTGCTCGAGTCCGGGCTCTCGGCCTTCTCCATCCCGACGCTGGCCGAGCGGCTCGAGTACCCGCGGTCGACCATCTACAAGTTCTTTCCGACCCCGCAGGCGCTGCTCAACGAGCTGGCGGAGCGCCAGCTGGCGGCGCTGGAGGCGCACCTGACGCGCTATGCCAGGCGCCTCCTGGGGGCCAAGGACTGGCAGGAGCCGCTCACGCGCATGGTCCACGAGGCGGCGGAGTTCTACCGCACGCATCCGGCGGCGCAGGTCGTCCTGCTGAGCGGGCCGGTCTCGGATGTGAGCTTCCGCGCGTTCGAGTCCACCATCGCGCGCCTGGGCACGCTCGCGCGCGGCCTGCTCGCGGTGCACGGCATCGACATCCCGAAGGGGTCACCGGACATCGCGGCGCTGGCGGTGGAGTTCGGCACCGCGAGCCTCCGGATGTCCTTCTACCTTCATGGTCGCATGACGGATGAATACACCCAGGCCGCGGCCGACGTGATGCAGTCCTTCCTGGCCCGGCGGCTGGGACTGACGCTGCGCTGA
- a CDS encoding c-type cytochrome gives MAARLIRSGLVAMCFVFAGSPPAAAQSDLLGSKRGGHYWFEFCSGKSDATLLPADPRSLVTPTSNKHVVFNVGWNSCMNRTPQTCGELRSVNAAGGRLLGGNGDPDAGWEFSGHSAWSLWSMPASQYNALWLRWGLPFRPSDFDNLVAERYGVPLGQQRNPYPLPFEDPNRTNGGSGQLPMALTQTRNADGSWSGQIGVTCSVCHSGQIGKPSDGAGLGALHGTNGLTDATLFLGELGGLNPAFTIASLNRIRGTGNITNFQLFALLTIFDPDGTIPGVILNPSIWAAGSTGTEDPPNWWNLGHRPVKFYDAGMSSDATRIELSWYMPGAALPTYQGGYEWILENEYQANTWMLGLKSPAYPLPVNATLAQQGSVLFHTLDLWATNRNNPVAKPQQAGNGSCASCHGAYAPRYVNDPSFLATPLFEGMAANVTPIHIIDTDDARMHANDGAVETQAKYSFYGYNGQEGCAEKYNMIGYLAQPLYGIWASGPYFHNGSVPDLWSLLKSSERPRIWRRKSKPSRFGVVMGFETDLTKGYDQTKVGWKYDSIPCSYLTFSPFNHCNPWDPNETPLIEGGLSLLYGNGALAWNLLGSIVAPTFSNSDIEDRKIYNTRMFSQSNSGHTFTDVLTDAERTALIEYMKTL, from the coding sequence ATGGCGGCACGTCTGATTCGAAGCGGTCTCGTCGCGATGTGTTTCGTATTTGCCGGCAGTCCACCGGCGGCAGCGCAATCGGACCTGCTCGGCAGCAAGCGTGGCGGGCACTACTGGTTCGAGTTCTGTTCGGGCAAGTCGGATGCGACGCTCCTACCGGCGGATCCACGCTCCCTCGTGACGCCGACGTCGAACAAGCACGTCGTCTTCAACGTGGGGTGGAACTCGTGCATGAACCGCACGCCGCAGACGTGTGGCGAGCTGCGGTCGGTCAACGCGGCGGGAGGGCGACTGCTCGGCGGAAACGGAGACCCGGATGCCGGCTGGGAGTTCAGCGGCCATTCCGCCTGGAGCCTCTGGTCGATGCCGGCGTCCCAATACAACGCGCTGTGGCTGAGGTGGGGCCTGCCGTTCCGCCCCTCCGACTTCGACAACCTCGTCGCCGAGCGTTACGGCGTCCCGCTCGGTCAGCAGCGCAATCCGTATCCCCTCCCGTTCGAGGATCCAAACCGCACGAACGGTGGCTCCGGCCAGTTGCCGATGGCCTTGACGCAGACACGCAACGCCGACGGCTCGTGGAGCGGACAGATTGGCGTCACGTGTTCGGTCTGTCACAGCGGCCAGATTGGCAAGCCGAGCGACGGCGCGGGCCTGGGGGCGTTGCACGGGACCAACGGCCTCACCGACGCGACCCTGTTCCTGGGCGAGCTCGGAGGCCTCAACCCCGCCTTCACCATCGCCTCCCTGAACCGCATCCGAGGCACGGGCAACATCACCAACTTCCAGCTCTTCGCCCTGCTCACCATCTTCGACCCCGATGGGACGATTCCCGGCGTCATCCTCAATCCGAGCATCTGGGCGGCCGGCTCGACGGGCACGGAGGACCCACCGAACTGGTGGAACCTCGGGCACCGGCCGGTGAAGTTCTACGACGCCGGGATGAGCAGCGACGCCACGCGCATCGAGCTGTCGTGGTACATGCCGGGCGCCGCGTTGCCCACCTACCAGGGCGGCTACGAGTGGATCCTCGAGAACGAGTACCAGGCGAACACCTGGATGCTCGGCCTGAAGTCGCCGGCCTACCCGCTGCCGGTCAACGCGACGCTCGCGCAGCAGGGGTCGGTCCTGTTCCACACGCTCGACCTGTGGGCCACGAACCGCAACAACCCGGTCGCGAAGCCGCAGCAGGCCGGCAACGGCTCATGCGCGAGCTGCCATGGCGCCTACGCGCCACGCTACGTGAACGACCCCAGCTTCCTCGCCACGCCCCTGTTCGAGGGCATGGCCGCCAACGTCACGCCCATCCACATCATCGACACCGATGACGCCCGGATGCACGCCAACGACGGCGCCGTCGAGACCCAGGCCAAGTACAGCTTCTACGGGTACAACGGTCAGGAGGGCTGCGCCGAGAAGTACAACATGATCGGCTACCTCGCGCAGCCGCTCTACGGTATCTGGGCGTCCGGTCCCTACTTCCACAACGGCTCGGTGCCCGACCTCTGGAGCCTGCTCAAGTCGTCGGAGCGCCCGCGCATCTGGCGCCGCAAGTCGAAGCCGTCGCGGTTCGGCGTCGTGATGGGCTTCGAGACCGACCTCACGAAGGGCTATGACCAGACCAAGGTCGGGTGGAAGTACGACTCGATTCCGTGCAGCTACCTGACCTTCTCGCCGTTCAACCACTGCAACCCGTGGGACCCGAACGAGACGCCGCTCATCGAGGGTGGGCTGTCGCTGCTGTATGGCAACGGCGCGCTGGCCTGGAACCTCCTCGGCAGCATCGTGGCCCCGACCTTCTCGAACTCGGACATCGAGGACCGGAAGATCTACAACACCCGGATGTTCAGCCAGTCGAACTCGGGCCACACGTTCACCGACGTGCTGACCGACGCGGAGCGCACCGCGCTCATCGAGTACATGAAGACGCTGTGA
- a CDS encoding SRPBCC family protein: MIYASATIPVNPEGEPHLTREQAWKGLVLKARDARLFLPPGLCTRCDVVEESASHIVREATIAGAELREIITFEPQRKVTFFQATGPREGAIINELFEDADGALQLRFYCYLGLRGHAPNGPEERAEQEWMSGDKGYKSALLSTLKQTRELLAEGRL; encoded by the coding sequence ATGATCTATGCGTCCGCCACCATCCCGGTGAACCCCGAAGGCGAGCCCCATCTCACCCGCGAGCAGGCCTGGAAGGGCCTGGTCCTCAAGGCCCGCGACGCGCGGCTGTTCCTCCCGCCCGGTCTCTGCACCCGTTGCGACGTCGTCGAGGAGAGCGCCTCTCACATCGTGCGTGAAGCCACGATCGCGGGCGCCGAGCTGCGCGAAATCATCACGTTCGAGCCGCAGCGCAAGGTCACCTTCTTCCAGGCCACGGGCCCGCGCGAGGGTGCCATCATCAACGAGCTGTTCGAGGACGCCGACGGCGCGCTCCAGCTGCGCTTCTATTGCTACCTCGGCCTGCGAGGCCACGCGCCGAACGGCCCCGAGGAGCGGGCCGAGCAGGAGTGGATGAGCGGCGACAAGGGCTACAAGAGCGCCTTGCTGTCGACGCTGAAGCAGACACGCGAGCTGCTCGCCGAAGGCCGGCTCTGA
- a CDS encoding Rossmann-fold NAD(P)-binding domain-containing protein has product MGGGDLLDIDSLRSALSGVSTLGLLSAVVPDELTQALIAFNLARKAGTLRIVYLSVIHKAAT; this is encoded by the coding sequence TTGGGCGGGGGAGACCTGCTCGACATCGACTCGCTGCGGAGCGCCCTCTCGGGTGTCTCCACGCTCGGCCTGCTCAGCGCTGTGGTGCCAGATGAACTCACGCAGGCACTCATCGCGTTCAACCTCGCTCGCAAGGCGGGCACCCTGCGAATCGTCTACCTCTCGGTGATTCACAAGGCCGCTACGTGA
- a CDS encoding transposase has translation MPVVCAGFHCWKLQPQTKAKAGLVVCKGHPQVERMARELVPDALWQRVAPLLPPLRSKRRMGRPRAVHRAALDAIVFGLKSGIPWEMLPRKQFGLCGMAA, from the coding sequence ATGCCTGTCGTATGTGCGGGTTTCCACTGCTGGAAATTACAGCCCCAAACAAAGGCCAAGGCTGGGCTGGTTGTTTGCAAGGGCCATCCGCAGGTTGAGAGGATGGCTCGTGAACTCGTCCCTGATGCATTATGGCAGCGCGTAGCGCCCTTGCTGCCTCCGCTTCGTTCCAAGAGGAGGATGGGGCGTCCACGAGCGGTCCACCGGGCCGCCTTGGATGCCATCGTCTTCGGTCTCAAGAGCGGCATCCCGTGGGAGATGTTGCCCCGCAAGCAGTTCGGATTGTGTGGCATGGCAGCCTGA
- a CDS encoding NAD(P)-dependent oxidoreductase, translating into MQASETNTRQSAQPRLLVLGATGGTGRLIVREAVSRGYDVCVLVRSAAKASDLAGAKLIVGDARGEEALRQALEGRDAVISALGTPANPFREVTLLSAATRALVSAMKAEHVSRLVSITGMGAGESVGHGGFVFDHLLFPLLLLKVYADKDRQEAIVRESGLDWVLVRPSILNDKSERRTVRALTDLSSFQGGTISRAAVARFVLDQVRGDTWLHRSPLITW; encoded by the coding sequence ATGCAAGCTTCTGAAACCAACACCCGCCAGTCCGCGCAGCCCAGGCTCCTGGTCCTTGGCGCGACCGGTGGCACCGGCCGCCTGATCGTCCGCGAGGCGGTGTCACGAGGGTACGATGTCTGCGTGCTCGTGCGCTCCGCCGCGAAGGCGAGCGACCTCGCGGGGGCGAAGCTCATCGTCGGAGACGCCCGCGGCGAGGAGGCCCTTCGTCAGGCGCTCGAGGGTCGTGACGCCGTCATCAGCGCGCTCGGCACACCCGCCAACCCCTTCCGCGAGGTCACCTTGCTCTCGGCCGCGACGCGCGCGCTCGTGAGCGCGATGAAGGCCGAGCACGTCTCACGGCTGGTCAGCATCACGGGGATGGGCGCCGGTGAGAGTGTGGGGCACGGCGGCTTCGTCTTCGACCACCTGCTCTTCCCGCTGCTCCTGCTCAAGGTGTACGCAGACAAGGACCGGCAGGAGGCCATCGTCCGGGAGAGTGGGCTCGACTGGGTGCTCGTTCGCCCGTCCATCCTCAACGACAAGTCGGAGCGACGCACGGTCCGCGCGCTCACGGACCTCTCCAGCTTCCAGGGAGGAACCATCTCGCGAGCCGCTGTCGCCAGGTTCGTCCTGGATCAGGTGCGAGGCGATACGTGGCTCCATCGCTCTCCGTTGATCACCTGGTGA
- a CDS encoding transposase → MGDVAPQAVRIVWHGSLTPPWGVDAGQSVGRTSSSSAGRTGPTWQGRLLSGQHRLFLRQGVKKEAPTGPNPTDRAKAGSQYHLLVDVQGLPLTESVTAASVHDRHELFPLVDSVPRVKMPSGQRQRCPRTLHGDKAYASTQIRWRLRLRGISPRIARPRSESNECLGRFRWGGAHFCLEESAPLSPCSR, encoded by the coding sequence GTGGGAGATGTTGCCCCGCAAGCAGTTCGGATTGTGTGGCATGGCAGCCTGACGCCGCCTTGGGGAGTGGACGCGGGCCAGAGTGTGGGAAGAACTTCAAGTTCGTCTGCTGGACGAACTGGGCCTACATGGCAAGGTAGACTTCTCTCGGGCCAGCATCGACTCTTCCTCCGTCAGGGCGTCAAAAAGGAGGCCCCCACGGGCCCAAATCCGACGGATAGAGCGAAGGCGGGTAGCCAGTATCATCTTCTCGTAGACGTCCAGGGCTTGCCGCTTACCGAGTCCGTGACGGCCGCTAGCGTGCACGACAGGCACGAACTCTTCCCACTCGTCGACTCCGTACCGCGGGTGAAGATGCCCTCGGGTCAGCGACAGAGATGTCCCAGGACGCTTCACGGCGACAAGGCGTATGCCTCCACGCAGATCCGATGGCGCCTCCGGCTGCGCGGCATCTCTCCTCGCATCGCGAGGCCGAGGAGCGAATCCAACGAGTGTCTGGGTCGTTTCCGCTGGGGTGGAGCGCACTTTTGCCTGGAAGAATCAGCTCCGCTGTCTCCGTGTTCGAGATGA